A stretch of Aedes aegypti strain LVP_AGWG chromosome 2, AaegL5.0 Primary Assembly, whole genome shotgun sequence DNA encodes these proteins:
- the LOC110677081 gene encoding uncharacterized protein LOC110677081 isoform X2, with the protein MDINLLPTEVLQEIMSYLGLETLKKASLVCHRWFRASEKFIHRKGQLMIIESAANHLNVIRNFVRDYQTICILQMKEWSNLQAVITECSQRLPTVRKLYLVGCLQDYLYRFYNTFRNWVDQCESFQVSLDDRSTEHFIIGPEDFNMTFTNLKTLIWAECLYGQGQKTMILNAPNLENVYINDSLDASAVLRFPICDNIKFIRCVFYTKHFDDTFVGNVSNVENVIVDAIYRNCDISYLVKMHKLRYLRLKLGSASNTLHDIEAMHQCNCLRILSITVQDSSSEKGSLNLEKVFKNFIKLETLDLQGIELKVNGPIQAKQLQFLKLRDVTCSKSAISLHLPRLKVLTVSVSFLSTLQLKECDYIQELYLDLLSFSLKQSFQNTVIPFFLSHKNLKKLVIFRSMYDANRIEDDALYDCRDLGVEHMELYHLDISIDFFRMISQWTSLKRLTMVQCSINCKTGPNNNVFLPYVQEITLDYVELRKAAKKKFPLTFGGVYKLQSSSIASSLLYSTKRQKLDHDGRYNPFACDKIDPLH; encoded by the exons ATGGATATCAATTTGCTTCCGACGGAGGTTCTCCAGGAGATCATGTCGTACCTCGGACTTGAGACATTGAAAAAGGCATCGCTGGTCTGTCACAGGTGGTTCCGGGCTTCCGAAAAGTTCATCCATCGTAAAGGGCAACTTATGATCATCGAGTCCGCTGCTAATCATCTGAACGTGATTCGGAATTTTGTGCGAGATTATCAAACTATATGCATCCTACAAATGAAAGAATGGTCAAACCTGCAAGCGGTGATTACCGAGTGTAGTCAAAGGCTTCCGACGGTACGAAAACTATATCTAGTTGGCTGTCTACAGGATTATCTCTACCGATTTTATAATACCTTTCGGAACTGGGTGGATCAGTGTGAATCATTCCAAGTTTCGTTAGATGATCGATCCACCGAACACTTCATAATCGGTCCAGAGGATTTCAATATGACGTTCACAAATTTGAAAACCCTAATTTGGGCAGAGTGCTTATACGGGCAAGGGCAGAAAACGATGATCCTAAATGCgccaaatttggaaaatgtctaCATTAACGACAGCTTGGATGCATCTGCCGTGCTTCGGTTTCCAATCTGTGATAACATCAAGTTCATCAGGTGTGTGTTCTACACGAAGCACTTTGACGATACATTTGTTGGAAACGTTTCCAACgttgaaaatgtgattgtgGATGCAATTTATAGAAACTGTGATATAAGTTACCTAGTCAAGATGCATAAGCTACGATATCTAAGACTGAAACTTGGAAGTGCGTCCAACACCCTTCATGACATAGAAGCGATGCACCAATGCAATTGTCTGAGAATTTTGAGCATCACAGTTCAGGACTCCAGTTCCGAAAAGGGCTCACTAA ATCTggagaaagtattcaaaaatttcatcaaattggAAACACTTGACCTACAAGGGATTGAGCTCAAAGTAAATGGTCCGATCCAAGCGAAACAACTGCAATTTCTCAAACTCAGAGATGTCACTTGCTCAAAAAGCGCCATATCTTTACATCTTCCCCGTCTAAAAGTCCTTACGGTTTCTGTGTCCTTTCTGAGCACATTGCAGCTCAAAGAATGCGATTATATCCAAGAACTCTACTTAGATTTGCTATCATTCAGCCTGAAGCAATCATTCCAAAATACTGTAATCCCTTTCTTTCTGAGccacaaaaatcttaaaaagctGGTCATATTCAGAAGCATGTATGATGCCAATCGTATAGAAGATGACGCCCTGTACGACTGTAGGGACCTTGGAGTGGAACATATGGAACTGTACCATCTTGACATCAGCATCGATTTTTTCCGAATGATCTCACAATGGACATCGCTGAAA CGTCTTACCATGGTGCAATGTTCGATTAACTGCAAAACTGGGCCAAATAACAATGTTTTCTTGCCCTACGTACAGGAGATTACATTAGATTACGTCGAATTGAGGAAAGCAGCGAAAAAGAAATTTCCTCTGACGTTTGGAGGAGTTTATAAGCTGCAGTCATCGTCCATTGCATCGTCTTTACTCTACAGTACGAAGCGCCAAAAGTTGGACCATGATGGACGATACAATCCTTTTGCTTGCGACAAAATTGATCCGTTACATTAA
- the LOC110677081 gene encoding uncharacterized protein LOC110677081 isoform X1: MDINLLPTEVLQEIMSYLGLETLKKASLVCHRWFRASEKFIHRKGQLMIIESAANHLNVIRNFVRDYQTICILQMKEWSNLQAVITECSQRLPTVRKLYLVGCLQDYLYRFYNTFRNWVDQCESFQVSLDDRSTEHFIIGPEDFNMTFTNLKTLIWAECLYGQGQKTMILNAPNLENVYINDSLDASAVLRFPICDNIKFIRCVFYTKHFDDTFVGNVSNVENVIVDAIYRNCDISYLVKMHKLRYLRLKLGSASNTLHDIEAMHQCNCLRILSITVQDSSSEKGSLNLEKVFKNFIKLETLDLQGIELKVNDSIQAKQLQFLKLRDVTCSKSAVSLHLPRLKVLTVSVSFLSKLQLNECDYFEELYLDLLSYSLKQSFQNTVIPFFLSHKNLKKLAIFRSIYDANRIEDDALYDCRDLGVEHMELYHLDISIDFFRMISQWTSLKRLTMVACSINCKTGPNNNVFLPYVQEITLDCVKLRDAAKKKFPLKFGGVYKLQSSSIASSLLYSTKRQQLDHDGRYNPFACDEIDPLH, from the exons ATGGATATCAATTTGCTTCCGACGGAGGTTCTCCAGGAGATCATGTCGTACCTCGGACTTGAGACATTGAAAAAGGCATCGCTGGTCTGTCACAGGTGGTTCCGGGCTTCCGAAAAGTTCATCCATCGTAAAGGGCAACTTATGATCATCGAGTCCGCTGCTAATCATCTGAACGTGATTCGGAATTTTGTGCGAGATTATCAAACTATATGCATCCTACAAATGAAAGAATGGTCAAACCTGCAAGCGGTGATTACCGAGTGTAGTCAAAGGCTTCCGACGGTACGAAAACTATATCTAGTTGGCTGTCTACAGGATTATCTCTACCGATTTTATAATACCTTTCGGAACTGGGTGGATCAGTGTGAATCATTCCAAGTTTCGTTAGATGATCGATCCACCGAACACTTCATAATCGGTCCAGAGGATTTCAATATGACGTTCACAAATTTGAAAACCCTAATTTGGGCAGAGTGCTTATACGGGCAAGGGCAGAAAACGATGATCCTAAATGCgccaaatttggaaaatgtctaCATTAACGACAGCTTGGATGCATCTGCCGTGCTTCGGTTTCCAATCTGTGATAACATCAAGTTCATCAGGTGTGTGTTCTACACGAAGCACTTTGACGATACATTTGTTGGAAACGTTTCCAACgttgaaaatgtgattgtgGATGCAATTTATAGAAACTGTGATATAAGTTACCTAGTCAAGATGCATAAGCTACGATATCTAAGACTGAAACTTGGAAGTGCGTCCAACACCCTTCATGACATAGAAGCGATGCACCAATGCAATTGTCTGAGAATTTTGAGCATCACAGTTCAGGACTCCAGTTCCGAAAAGGGCTCACTAAATCTggagaaagtattcaaaaatttcatcaaattggAAACACTTGACCTACAAGGGATTGAGCTCAAAGTAAATGATTCGATTCAAGCGAAACAACTGCAATTTCTCAAACTCAGAGATGTCACTTGCTCAAAAAGCGCCGTATCTCTACATCTTCCCCGTCTAAAAGTTCTTACGGTTTCTGTGTCCTTTCTGAGCAAATTGCAGCTCAATGAATGCGATTATTTCGAAGAACTCTACTTGGATTTGCTATCATACAGCCTGAAGCAATCATTTCAAAATACTGTAATCCCTTTCTTTCTGAGccacaaaaatcttaaaaagctGGCCATATTCAGAAGCATCTATGATGCCAATCGAATAGAAGATGACGCCCTGTACGACTGTAGGGACCTTGGAGTGGAACATATGGAACTGTACCATCTTGACATAAGCATTGACTTTTTCCGAATGATCTCCCAATGGACATCGCTGAAA CGTCTTACCATGGTGGCATGTTCGATTAACTGCAAAACTGGGCCAAATAACAATGTTTTCTTGCCCTACGTACAAGAGATTACATTAGACTGCGTCAAATTGAGGGACGCAGCGAAAAAGAAATTTCCTCTGAAGTTTGGAGGAGTTTATAAGCTGCAGTCATCGTCCATTGCATCGTCTTTACTCTACAGTACGAAGCGCCAACAGTTGGACCATGATGGACGATACAATCCTTTTGCTTGCGACGAAATTGATCCGTTACATTAA
- the LOC110677082 gene encoding uncharacterized protein LOC110677082: MSISSLPVELLQQIFSHLSYHDLQQTSLVCHRWHKASEKFIVCKVMFNATQSSVESDESEGQCRIDSANTIRNSIRNYRAIYLNGFTTVENWQQLQPIVAECVRRFPTICELYLKEFRCQDLHCMYTSYRDWMTQCGSIQVSLRSCHRSNTEMESEEQVEWFLTLPNLKCLFWRECEYDPLRTVTIDAPNLESIYLKGSKGSFPGEVRLRCPRLKQVNCKPQESEFPQMFVTGLESVETLQLILDNRADLGFLKELHRLKELQITFLCKMKSLDELVEMCAGLPIRTLDVRSSIEGSSLDLQELFENLADLKSLKLHRIDFFAEHDIVAKELEELNLQSVEYCDDITLNVPKLQHLTLDLDVLDKINFVNTTSLSELCLFWPSEDLGKSLDNTVYSFLDAHGAVTSLILINDYCSRKGNILDKSSNVRALLNLRKLELRWFTVTVDFFRAIAESELLQNLTLIGCTIDCTGLADEEHVRLASVEQMVTEQQCSLINSKRTDFPLLTGRSIDDL; the protein is encoded by the exons ATGTCCATCAGTTCTCTTCCGGTTGAGCTGTTACAGCAGATTTTCTCCCACCTGTCGTATCATGACCTGCAGCAAACTTCACTGGTTTGCCACCGCTGGCATAAGGCATCGGAAAAGTTCATCGTTTGTAAGGTAATGTTCAATGCGACCCAATCTTCAGTCGAATCCGACGAAAGCGAGGGGCAATGTCGAATCGATTCCGCTAATACTATTCGCAACAGTATACGCAATTACCGAGCGATTTACTTGAACGGGTTTACGACGGTGGAAAACTGGCAGCAGCTTCAACCCATTGTGGCAGAATGCGTGCGAAGGTTTCCCACTATCTGTGAACTGTATTTGAAAGAGTTTCGGTGCCAGGATCTGCATTGCATGTACACTTCTTACCGAGACTGGATGACACAATGCGGTTCGATTCAGGTTTCCCTGAGAAGCTGTCATAGGAGCAATACTGAAATGGAAAGTGAGGAGCAAGTAGAATGGTTTTTGACCTTACCAAATTTGAAATGCTTGTTCTGGCGAGAATGCGAATATGATCCTTTGAGGACAGTGACTATTGACGCCCCCAATTTGGAGTCCATTTATTTGAAGGGCAGCAAGGGTTCATTTCCCGGTGAAGTACGGCTTCGATGTCCCCGGTTGAAACAGGTCAATTGCAAACCACAAGAATCTGAGTTCCCTCAAATGTTCGTAACGGGTCTTGAGAGCGTAGAAACACTACAGCTGATTCTTGATAATAGAGCAGACCTcggattccttaaggaattgcATCGGTTGAAAGAATTGCAAATAACATTCCTCTGTAAGATGAAGTCCCTGGATGAACTGGTAGAAATGTGTGCTGGACTGCCAATAAGGACATTGGATGTGCGGAGTTCTATCGAAGGAAGCTCTCTTGATCTGCAGGAATTATTCGAAAATTTGGCTGATTTGAAATCTCTGAAATTACACCGTATTGATTTCTTTGCGGAACATGATATCGTAGCGAAAGAATTAGAGGAATTGAATTTGCAAAGCGTTGAATACTGCGATGACATCACGCTGAACGTCCCAAAACTTCAACATCTGACGCTAGATTTGGATGTTCTGGATAAAATAAATTTCGTCAACACCACCAGCCTTTCTGAACTATGTCTGTTTTGGCCATCGGAAGATTTAGGAAAATCTCTTGATAACACGGTTTACTCTTTTCTGGATGCCCATGGAGCCGTGACAAGTTTAATATTAATTAATGACTACTGTAGTAGAAAAGGTAACATCCTCGATAAATCTTCCAACGTACGCGCATTGCTGAATCTGCGAAAACTTGAACTGCGCTGGTTTACCGTGACAGTGGATTTCTTCCGAGCGATTGCCGAGTCAGAATTGTTACAG AACCTAACCCTCATCGGTTGTACCATCGATTGTACTGGCCTTGCGGATGAAGAACACGTGCGTTTGGCATCAGTTGAGCAAATGGTTACAGAGCAACAGTGCAGTCTGATAAATTCGAAGCGAACCGATTTTCCGTTGCTAACAGGACGATCTATTGATGATTTATAA